A window from Suncus etruscus isolate mSunEtr1 chromosome 18, mSunEtr1.pri.cur, whole genome shotgun sequence encodes these proteins:
- the CCDC167 gene encoding coiled-coil domain-containing protein 167 — protein MTKKKRESRGIALEIDGLEEKLSQCRRDLDDVNSRLSESELSPEARKSLEKEKKSLKSKVSNYEKELKVLRRENRKNMLLSVAIFILLSLIYAYWTM, from the exons ATGACCAAAAAGAAGCGGGAGAGTCGGGGCATCGCTCTAGAG ATTGATGGACTCGAGGAGAAGCTTTCCCAGTGTCGCAGAGACCTGGATGATGTGAACTCCAGGCTCTCTGAGTCGGAGCTGAGCCCAGAGGCCAG GAAGTCtctggagaaggagaaaaagagccTGAAGAGCAAAGTCTCCAACTACG AGAAGGAGCTCAAAGTGCTTCGGAGGGAGAACAGGAAGAATATGCTGTTGTCTGTAGCCATCTTCATTCTCCTGAGCCTCATCTATGCCTATTGGACCATGTGA